In one Conger conger chromosome 5, fConCon1.1, whole genome shotgun sequence genomic region, the following are encoded:
- the sf3b6 gene encoding splicing factor 3B subunit 6 → MAMQAAKRANIRLPPEVNRILYIRNLPYKITAEEMYDIFGKYGPIRQIRVGNTPESRGTAYVVYEDIFDAKNACDHLSGFNVCNRYLVVLYYNANRAFQKMDTKKKEEQLKLLKEKYGINTDPPK, encoded by the exons ATGGCTATGCAAGCTGCGAAACGAGCCAAC ATTCGGTTACCTCCAGAAGTCAACAGAATTCTCTACATTAGGAATTTACCCTATAAAATCACAGCTGAAGAAATGTACGACATATTTGGAAAGTATGGACCAATAAGGCAAATCCGAGT TGGAAACACACCAGAGTCTAGAGGAACAGCATATGTGGTTTATGAAGACATTTTCGACGCGAAGAACGCTTGCGATCACTTGTCTGGCTTCAATGTCTGCAACCGGTATCTCGTAGTCTTGTACTACAATGCTAACAGG gctTTCCAGAAAATGGACACCAAGAAAAAAGAGGAACAGTTGAAACTCCTCAAGGAAAAATATGGCATCAACACCGACCCAccaaaatag
- the tdrd6 gene encoding tudor domain-containing 6, translating to MCSIPGLPTPGSNVTILITRVNLNPLCVLVELWGNFDQERKLDYQRMRREIQGSSVPKEMFHESDGNPGDLCLVQIYETWYRARVVSRNGSGYSVFLIDEGRTLSATTSTLAWGQNDFFHLPPEVEFCVLANVLPLSPENRWSPMALEFLKSLCGRTVSGCVQDVLVPHRTFLLDIPCISKQMYEVGFAKKLSIEKFKLFVSRSLQSLSGPVVVTDSKQISSTKSESVEARSQTEKRQCYMYPELQTETVETVIVTEVTNPLRIFCQLKVFSQELKKLTEQITQHFEGRLRTGTAGPQCLGSPCASRGSDGKWYRSVLQQVLPSNNIVEVLHVDYGKKDFVQLENVRPLATEFLRMPVVTYVCSLLGVIDKGVGWSAPQIDFLKSLILHRTVIAKFEYQSLSEGVHYVTLYGDENVNINNLFGMKEKCLLESERTYEDYAVRKAMPSQKCQGAVGNEISSGRCGDITKEMQAAMGTKGLPLNSSHMAVVQYVESPSEFWIQTQQYAHEFDQLMNAIGDLYSDSTDTEALVRNPHAGLFCAARSRDNAFYRATVREIAGKQVKVYFVDYGNTEVVERHNLRVLPKECLTLPPLALKCSLSGIRPQDGKWIQSAILSFTKATEDRILDVHICAKSEEKYFVHLTDASSCGEKNIGKMLCSVGFAEIDVKSAVSKPVKKPVILPTVQAASGKCSDVDKMRMGGTLGLFSHIPTVSETRSVFKEHLFPIGSSVDVNVSYIESPSDFWCQIAQNAGSLNLLMQDIQRYYADSEFQHPVEAACITRHPDNRMWYRALIIQKHTSPNVDVLFIDYGQTQKVPIQDLRPINPTFLKLKGQAFRCSLYNLIHPAGHSSLEWSDLAVSEFQGFVDSAASSHVDLRCTIYAVMYDAQKVVFNVVDLETPFQSVCSLLVQKGLADRAPPKKVPLPPFRLDTYYYSTHNIKTGGEEEVYVTSVKSVDLFFCQLGRNSDLVEELASKVNYLCRQLQCINCPQTFGTVCFAKYTDGQWYRGQIKSTHPVLLVQFVDYGDTLEVDRADLLPIPIEASEIMSVPVQAVECGLSDVPANVPSDVNGWFANTATDHSFRALVVAKEPCGKLMIELYDGKAQVNSKIKEKFCIEAQRKEPVSYQQCDPKLLPQQTEVYERRERLKQVFDSDGHSQQKQEHVRKHSHAVIPWKPLEAIGGKHENLQRHQIPQSHSELNEPPRNSQDEYGGDLCTVSNTQEQNFPKLDDLPSKSVKPGLSAEVFVSHCDSPSSFFVQLTDEENEIFSVVEKLNKDPSALKQVDTSKLQQGDLVNAEFADDCSWYRAAVREKMGNHKVQVEFIDFGNTATVSSSKLCRLDKQFLQLPRYSIPCFLSGIPSGHTVQWDNEIVAKLKKIVGENAEKKLECNFIKQTGYIWEVSLVDQEVVLADMLFESGVTDLNLSDASDKPESLVLVNTLPEKSKNESEIDVTTLVYKIPDISEGQTFEVYASSVVGPDYFWCQYAHSDELQKISELVGEIMNSAVQEAAWADVFFTGSPCLALFKDDEQWYRGEVMTKMENVCSVLFVDYGNESEVEQNSMKPVPPLLMEAPPQALLCQLEGFDPSQGSWDESAADRFFGLVTDEVLSVTVLKVKNSKDRRTPRYQVRVVRNEEVINYTMQDHWKNSISLGDGKLPTDEEEPSPELTASCFEFHSTGRATSKDPCPEENLENTSISEDFPQSSGSQTKQVDFLNREEMMEVPVKQLDLPVNIPSVEKTDLRNEDLELVCTSDLVSGFDKIQECAVFAMGKEENNEGNKLPRGDNGVEETSSVMEDPNQGTRTPLHYGEDSIDTGLALIDVTDFASGTTCAITCSNDMPSCTVDLLDESTECVSEGTCTAEGSYLMATTPEELSGVYLAAVSEEETCETEPCDSEPSKDPEETVAPSESRSTSAEEHACALDETDPLLYKVDESFDELMVLHEEQCLEVQTTTDSDIYEEVFKQCTGPNHKDAGPGPLFSDEVCGKENVEECHTCRTGSKFDPDKAQEKLCVGSDCFVWSYTHSSWCRAKIVKISEDCVKVLLLDHDAETIIDMQNIFRTIPETPAQCLHDSVSDTCSSHSGFQPGLNLKDVGAGPLFSEEICGKENVDEYQTSRTGSTQDPAHEEEPACGEFLPGSPPEEVHCDSLQAAAVDAEPCEGSFTTSRSGLFTDQYGRTEGGSEGGVDALPASSTDTETVQSETQQASTCAPAEAQFEEQMSHVTHLTLKVEEMSDDDVVFVKEIQMRRQQVQELGTSEKEQSKDLD from the exons ATGTGTTCAATACCTGGACTCCCAACCCCAGGTTCAAATGTCACCATCCTCATTACCAGAGTTAACTTGAATCCCCTCTGTGTACTTGTGGAATTATGGGGAAATTTTGATCAAGAGAGAAAGCTAGATTATCAGCGCATGAGAAGGGAGATTCAGGGAAGTTCAGTTCCCAAGGAAATGTTTCATGAGTCTGATGGAAATCCTGGAGACTTGTGCCTGGTACAAATTTATGAAACCTGGTACAGAGCACGTGTCGTGTCAAGAAATGGGTCAGGTTACAGCGTGTTCTTAATTGATGAGGGAAGAACACTGAGTGCCACAACCAGCACTTTAGCGTGGGGTCAGAATGACTTTTTCCACCTGCCACCAGAGGTGGAATTCTGTGTTCTTGCCAATGTGTTGCCTCTGTCACCTGAAAATAGGTGGTCTCCGATGGCCTTGGAGTTTCTGAAATCCTTGTGTGGCAGAACGGTGAGCGGATGCGTTCAGGATGTGCTGGTGCCCCACAGAACATTCCTTCTCGATATTCCGTGTATATCCAAACAGATGTATGAAGTGGGATTCGCAAAGAAACTGTCCATCGAGAAGTTCAAGCTTTTTGTTTCTAGGTCCTTACAGTCACTAAGTGGGCCAGTGGTTGTGACAGATTCTAAGCAGATTTCTTCAACTAAAAGTGAATCCGTGGAGGCCCGTAGTCAGACTGAAAAACGGCAATGCTACATGTATCCAGAACTGCAAACCGAAACAGTTGAAACTGTAATCGTCACAGAGGTAACCAATCCACTGCGGATTTTCTGTCAGTTGAAGGTTTTTTCTCAAGAGCTGAAGAAATTGACTGAGCAGATTACCCAGCATTTTGAGGGAAGATTAAGAACCGGGACGGCGGGGCCTCAATGTTTGGGTTCCCCCTGTGCCTCGCGAGGAAGCGATGGCAAATGGTATCGTTCCGTGCTTCAGCAGGTCCTTCCGTCTAACAACATAGTGGAAGTACTGCACGTGGACTACGGAAAAAAAGACTTTGTTCAGCTTGAGAATGTACGGCCCCTGGCTACGGAATTCCTGAGAATGCCTGTTGTTACTTACGTATGCTCTCTCCTTGGTGTTATTGACAAAGGTGTTGGATGGTCGGCTCCTCAGATTGACTTCCTGAAGTCCTTAATACTTCACCGCACGGTGATCGCCAAATTTGAATACCAAAGTTTGTCGGAAGGCGTCCACTACGTGACGCTGTACGGagatgaaaatgtaaacatcaaCAACCTATTTGGCATGAAGGAAAAGTGTCTGCTGGAGTCTGAGAGAACTTATGAAGATTATGCTGTTCGGAAAGCTATGCCGTCTCAGAAATGTCAAGGTGCGGTGGGAAATGAAATTTCTTCCGGGCGATGTGGAGACATCACTAAGGAAATGCAGGCAGCTATGGGAACGAAAGGTCTACCACTGAATTCATCCCACATGGCAGTTGTGCAGTATGTTGAGAGCCCATCTGAGTTCTGGATTCAGACACAACAGTACGCCCATGAATTTGATCAATTGATGAATGCAATCGGTGATCTCTACAGCGATTCCACTGATACGGAAGCACTGGTAAGAAATCCACATGCCGGTCTTTTTTGCGCTGCCCGATCACGGGACAATGCTTTCTACCGGGCTACTGTAAGGGAAATCGCTGGAAAACAAGTAAAGGTGTATTTTGTTGACTATGGAAACACCGAAGTTGTTGAAAGGCACAACTTAAGGGTCCTACCAAAGGAGTGTCTAACGTTGCCGCCATTAGCGTTGAAGTGCTCCCTTTCTGGCATCAGGCCTCAGGATGGGAAATGGATCCAAAGTGCAATCCTGTCCTTCACAAAAGCGACCGAAGACAGGATACTGGATGTGCATATTTGTgcaaaatctgaagaaaaatattttgtacatttaacTGATGCGTCTTCATGTGGGGAGAAGAATATTGGTAAGATGCTTTGCAGTGTAGGTTTTGCAGAAATTGACGTGAAGAGCGCTGTTTCTAAGCCAGTGAAAAAACCTGTCATTCTGCCAACTGTACAGGCTGCAAGTGGGAAATGTTCTGACGTGGACAAAATGAGAATGGGCGGAACTCTTGGCTTGTTCAGTCATATTCCCACTGTGAGCGAAACCAGATCTGTTTTTAAAGAACACTTATTTCCAATAGGAAGTTCTGTAGACGTCAACGTGTCTTACATTGAGAGCCCAAGTGATTTTTGGTGTCAAATAGCACAGAATGCAGGAAGTCTAAATTTGCTCATGCAAGACATTCAGAGATATTATGCTGACAGTGAGTTTCAGCACCCTGTGGAAGCGGCCTGTATCACTCGCCATCCTGACAACCGAATGTGGTACAGAGCACTCATCATTCAAAAGCATACATCTCCGAACGTTGATGTGCTGTTCATAGATTATGGCCAAACTCAGAAGGTCCCCATACAAGACCTACGACCTATAAATCCAACATTTCTGAAACTGAAAGGTCAAGCTTTTCGGTGCAGTCTCTACAACTTGATTCATCCTGCTGGCCATTCTAGTTTGGAGTGGAGTGACCTTGCCGTATCAGAGTTTCAGGGTTTTGTGGACTCTGCTGCTTCTTCCCACGTGGACCTCCGGTGTACCATATATGCCGTTATGTATGACGCCCAGAAAGTGGTCTTCAATGTGGTGGATCTCGAAACACCCTTTCAGAGCGTTTGCAGCTTGCTAGTTCAGAAGGGCCTGGCTGATCGTGCTCCTCCGAAAAAGGTCCCTCTTCCACCTTTTCGGTTGGACACGTATTACTATTCCACTCACAACATCAAAACGGGGGGCGAGGAGGAGGTGTACGTAACTAGTGTGAAAAGTGTTGACCTCTTTTTTTGCCAGCTAGGAAGAAATTCAGATCTAGTGGAAGAACTGGCATCCAAGGTCAATTACCTCTGCCGTCAGCTGCAATGCATCAATTGTCCCCAAACATTTGGCACTGTGTGCTTTGCAAAGTACACCGATGGACAGTGGTACAGAGGACAGATTAAATCTACACACCCAGTACTCCTTGTGCAGTTTGTAGATTACGGCGATACCCTGGAAGTGGACAGGGCTGATTTGCTCCCGATTCCCATTGAAGCGAGTGAAATCATGTCTGTGCCCGTTCAGGCTGTGGAGTGCGGACTCTCCGATGTGCCAGCAAATGTGCCAAGTGACGTGAATGGGTGGTTTGCAAATACTGCCACTGACCATTCCTTCAGAGCATTAGTGGTGGCAAAGGAGCCATGTGGGAAACTAATGATTGAGCTCTATGATGGCAAAGCTCAAGTGAATTCAAAGATTAAAGAGAAGTTTTGCATTGAGGCACAGAGAAAAGAACCTGTATCCTACCAGCAATGTGAC CCTAAACTGCTGCCGCAACAAACTGAGGTTTATGAGAGAAGGGAAAGGCTTAAACAAGTATTTGACAGTGACGGACATTCCCAACAAAAGCAGGAACACGTGAGGAAACACAGCCATGCTGTAATTCCCTGGAAACCATTGGAGGCCATTGGAGGAAAACATGAAAATCTACAAAGGCACCAAATTCCACAATCTCACTCTGAACTCAATGAACCTCCTAGGAATAGTCAAGATGAATATGGAGGAGACCTATGTACAGTCTCTAATACCCAAGAGCAAAACTTTCCCAAACTTGATGATCTTCCATCAAAATCTGTTAAGCCAGGTTTGTCAGCAGAAGTGTTTGTGTCACATTGCGATAGCCCATCAAGTTTCTTTGTCCAGTTAACAGATGAGGAAAATGAAATCTTCTCTGTAGTtgaaaaactaaacaaagaCCCGTCTGCTCTCAAACAGGTGGACACAAGTAAATTGCAGCAAGGCGATTTAGTGAATGCCGAATTTGCAGACGATTGCTCTTGGTACCGTGCTGCCGTcagagagaaaatgggaaaTCACAAAGTGCAGGTGGAGTTCATAGACTTTGGGAATACAGCAACTGTTTCATCTTCAAAGTTATGCAGACTTGACAAACAGTTCCTTCAACTTCCTCGGTATAGCATTCCCTGCTTCCTAAGTGGAATACCCAGTGGTCACACAGTTCAGTGGGACAATGAAATAgtggcaaaattaaaaaaaatagtagGAGAAAATGCTGAGAAGAAACTAgaatgtaatttcattaaacaaactgGGTACATTTGGGAGGTCAGTCTTGTAgaccaggaggtggtgctagcAGACATGTTATTTGAGAGTGGTGTCACTGACTTAAATTTATCTGATGCCTCAGACAAACCAGAAAGTCTCGTTTTGGTGAACACCCTTCCTGAGAAATCAAAGAATGAATCTGAGATTGACGTCACTACATTGGTTTACAAAATACCTGACATTTCAGAGGGCCAGACCTTTGAAGTGTATGCAAGTTCTGTAGTTGGGCCTGACTACTTTTGGTGTCAGTATGCACATTCAGATGAGCTGCAGAAGATCTCTGAACTGGTTGGAGAAATTATGAATTCTGCAGTACAAGAAGCTGCTTGGGCAGATGTTTTTTTCACTGGAAGCCCATGTCTTGCTCTTTTTAAAGATGATGAACAGTGGTATCGTGGTGAGGTGatgacaaaaatggaaaatgtctgTTCAGTACTTTTTGTAGATTATGGAAACGAGTCAGAAGTTGAACAGAACTCTAtgaagccagtgccacctctcTTGATGGAAGCGCCCCCCCAGGCCCTTTTGTGTCAACTGGAAGGGTTTGATCCCTCACAAGGCTCTTGGGATGAAAGTGCAGCAGATCGGTTCTTCGGCCTTGTCACAGATGAAGTGCTGAGCGTGACTGTTCTTAAAGTGAAAAATTCAAAAGACAGAAGAACCCCTCGGTACCAAGTCCGAGTTGTACGTAATGAGGAAGTGATAAATTATACAATGCAGGACCACTGGAAAAATTCAATTTCTCTTGGCGATGGCAAATTGCCCACAGATGAGGAGGAACCTTCCCCAGAACTAACTGCTTCATGTTTTGAATTTCACTCCACTGGCCGAGCCACCTCCAAGGACCCTTGTCCTGAGGAAAATTTGGAGAACACTTCCATCTCTGAAGATTTTCCTCAAAGTTCAGGAAGCCAAACCAAACAAGTGGATTTTCTAAACAGGGAAGAAATGATGGAAGTGCCAGTAAAGCAGCTGGACCTTCCAGTCAACATTCCGTCTGTGGAAAAAACAGACCTTAGAAATGAAGACTTGGAACTAGTTTGCACCTCAGATTTGGTGAGCGGTTTTGATAAAATTCAGGAATGTGCTGTGTTTGCTATGGGCAAAGAAGAGAACAACGAAGGCAACAAACTCCCAAGAGGGGATAATGGAGTGGAAGAGACTTCATCTGTCATGGAGGATCCAAATCAGGGGACTCGCACCCCCTTGCACTACGGTGAAGACTCGATTGACACAGGCTTGGCTTTGATTGATGTTACAGACTTTGCTTCGGGGACCACCTGTGCAATCACCTGTAGCAATGACATGCCCAGTTGTACTGTAGACCTTCTGGACGAAAGTACGGAATGTGTCTCAGAAGGCACATGCACAGCTGAAGGGTCGTACTTAATGGCTACTACCCCAGAGGAATTATCGGGTGTCTACCTGGCAGCAGTGTCTGAAGAAGAGACCTGTGAAACTGAACCGTGTGACAGTGAGCCGTCGAAGGACCCCGAGGAAACCGTTGCGCCTTCGGAAAGCAGGAGCACATCTGCCGAGGAGCACGCCTGCGCACTGGACGAAACGGATCCCTTGCTCTACAAGGTAGATGAGAGTTTTGACGAACTGATGGTCTTGCATGAGGAACAGTGCCTGGAAGTACAGACCACCACCGACAGTGACATTTATGAGGAGGTCTTCAAACAGTGCACAGGACCAAACCATAAGGATGCGGGACCAGGGCCTTTGTTTTCAGATGAAGTCTGTGGGAAAGAAAATGTGGAGGAATGCCACACATGCAGAACTGGATCCA AATTTGACCCAGATAAGGCTCAAGAGAAACTCTGTGTAGGGTCGGACTGTTTTGTCTGGTCATATACACACAGCAGTTGGTGCAGAGCAAAGATTGTGAAAATATCAGAGGACTGCGTGAAG GTCTTGCTTTTGGACCATGATGCAGAAACGATCATAGACATGCAGAACATCTTTCGAACTATTCCTGAAACACCAGCTCAG TGTTTGCACGATTCAGTTTCTGACACCTGTTCGTCACACAGTGGATTTCAACCAG GCCTAAACCTTAAGGATGTGGGAGCAGGGCCTTTGTTTTCAGAAGAGATCTGTGGGAAAGAAAATGTGGATGAATACCAAACATCCAGAACCGGATCCA CCCAGGACCCGGCACACGAAGAAGAGCCTGCATGCGGTGAATTCCTGCCAGGAAGTCCTCCAGAGGAG GTCCACTGTgacagtctgcaggctgctgcaGTAGATGCGGAGCCCTGCG AAGGGAGCTTCACGACGTCACGGTCGGGTCTCTTCACAGACCAGTACGGCAGGACTGAAGGGGGGTCTGAAGGGGGAGTTGACGCATTACCAGCGTCCTCGACGGATACGGAAACG GTCCAGAGTGAGACTCAACAGGCCAGTACCTGTGCTCCAGCTGAAGCTCAGTTCG AGGAGCAGATGTCCCACGTGACCCATCTTACTCTGAAAGTTGAAGAAATGTCCGATGACGACGTGGTTTTTGTCAAGGAGATACAAATGCGCAGACAGCAGGTCCAGGAGCTTGGGACAAGTGAGAAGGAGCAATCCAAGGATCTGGACTAA